CACAGAATATTAATATTAGTACTAGCAGTCCTTATTTGAGAAAAGAATCCCCAAAATTGATATTCATCTTCAATAAGAAACACACTGTGAGAATGAATATTTGTGAGGAAACTTTTTACCACCAGGTATTAATTTTAGTAACAACTTACACTTATTTACCCCCTATCATTGTTAAGTACTTCATCCGTATGACcttattttattctcacaacCACTTCGTGAGGTTTgaatgttatccccattttaaagatgagaaccATGACACCTGGAGATAAGTTGCCACTGAAACACTGGGCCTCAACCATTTAGAAAAGGCTGTACCAAGGGGACCTATATGATGAAGTCCCAGTATTTCCTTCCTCTGTACAGCTTTGAGTTTCAGACGTTgcacctcctccagctcctggttGGAATCGGGGTCGGGGGGGTGGTGAAGGGGGAGGAAGATTCCTTACTTCTCTGAGCCAATCATAGAGTCCCATTCACCTGTCCAGGGATTGGCTTATGTACAGGCATGTGCCTTAAGTCTAGTCAGTGAAACATAGTGAGGGGTGGGGAGCCTTTGGTGGAGGGTGAGATGAACTCctgggaaatgtctattcactcataaaaaatgacacaagaaAGAGATGGGCCGCTGCTTCTCCTCAGTGGCGTTGTGTCTGCATATGATGCCTGGAAATTGTGGCAGCCTTCTTATAATTAGGAAGCAAGTCAGCACAGGCACAATCAAAAGTAATGAGGATGGGaggacaaaaaatgaaaacaacctgaGTTTAAAGCTACTAAATTAACCAACTTGGAAAACAACCTACCTTGGGACTCGTATTGTGAGAtcataaattttctttattgtttaagcTAGTTGAGCCAGAGGATCGTGTCCCTTGCAACCAAAGGCCTCCTCATTAACATACCACCATATAAAAagatcaaagaagagaaaagtgagTGGAAAGATTGGTAAAACTAAGAAGTCCGTGTTCAGCTTGTTTAGCAGGAGAGGATATGGGCAGGGGCAAGGGTGTTGGGAGAAGGGGTCAGGGGGCCAGGCCGTACTATTTCTGTAACTGTCAGCAAGTCTGAACTACTCTAGGCCTCCatttcatcatctgcaaaaagAAGTGAGTGGACGAATCCTCTGAACCACATATGACTTCCTCTGAAATGGAGAAGTTGAAGACACTTCACTTCCCGCAGCGTAAAGCAGGGGTCCTCAACCTTGATGCATATTGGAAACAGCTGGGAAGCTCTCAAAAATATCCAATTCCCAGGCCACAACCCAGAATGATTACTAAAGAATCTGAGAGGGGTAGAGGGAGGCAGGCATCAGTCCTCTTAAAgctctctaggtgattctgatatgtAGCCAAGGTTGAGGACCACTGGCTTAGAGGGATCCTATAAACCCAGTAGTGGGTGCCCACTCATTGGCAGAAAGAGGGACGGGTCCAGAGGCAGGAAATCAGCAAAACTGCATATAAGGTACTGCTCTGACTTTGGGATCCTTGCCCACGATCTAGAGGGTTTGTTTAGGCCACAACTCCCAGAagctgctaaaacaaaacaaaaaaacaaaaaacctctgtgGGGAACCTGGCAATGAAAGCTGAAGAGGAGGCTCTCTCTTTGGGGCCTGGAGGATCACCCAGATTTGGGCAGCTCTTTGGGACTCACAATGATACAAATGCACAGTCCGCTAACTGCACTAGGGATTTCCAGCCCTTCGGGGTGGGGATAAACTAAAAGGAAAGCCATAAATCTAGAAGAGAACAAAGTccttccttaaataactaaattaaGCCTTATTTCTCTGGAACAGAATATCATGCACCCCAAATTCAAGCCATTCtccatgttaaattttaaaagcagtgttGCTTCTGCTATGAGGTGAGGTATCAGGATGTGAAATATGGATGATTCTGTTCGATAGGAAACACTCAGGAACAGCCTGCTCTTTGACCAGGCTCTCCTCCTTCAGTTCACGTGCAGCCCGGGGACAAGCCAGTGTTGGGTGGAGCTGGCAGAGGTGACCAGCAAGAGCTGACCAGAGTCATGCCTGCCTGGCAATCACTCCCTCTTtaagaaagacaaacaccgtatgatatcacttatatgtggaatctaaaataattgtacaaatgaacttatttacaaaacagaatttgagtcagaaaacaaacttagggttaccaggggggaaaggggtagggagggataaattgggagactgggattgacatatacacgctacaatatataaaatagataactaataaggacctactgtatagcacagggaactctactcaatactctgtaatgacctatatgggaaaagaatctaaaaaaagagtggatatatgcatatgtataactgattcactttgctgtactgcagaaactaacacaatattgtaaatcaactatactccaataaaaaatatttttaatttaaaaaaaaaaggaagcggGCAGCTAGGAAAGGAAGGTCTTCAGGGAAGACTTCAAGGAAGAAGTGGAAAGGAAAACACTAGGCAATAAGTCACtgtccacaaaaacaaaaacttttatttaaaaaaagcaaaagaataaaaaatatttttaaaaagaaaaaagaaaaaaacagtcacCGTCCAGCCTGGAAGTCACTGTTCCAGGCCGACTCAACCTGCCATgggaccttgaacaagtcactttccctctctgaatcTGAGTTTCTTTAATAAAGGCAGACATTTGCATCCCAGGGTCTTCAAGTTTCCTGTCAGacccatatttaatttttctccatcctgtggGAAGAGGGTTCTCTTCACCCAACCGTCAGCATGAACAGAGAGCCAGAGGAAATCAAATAAGGGTCGTGAACTCCAGCGCCTACAGAAGTCAGGCAGACGGCACAAAAGAATGTAGCAGGGGTGACAAAACAAGCAAGtacctctgtaccatttttctagattccacgtatatgcgttaatatacctatttgcagggcaggaatagagacgtagacatagagaatggacatgtggacactgggggaggggggaagggaggagggggacgaactgggagattagaattgacatatatacactaccatgtgtaaaatagataactagcaGGAAcgtgctataaagcacaggaagctcagctcagggTTCTATGAAGACCTAGGTGgaatgggaggtggggtgggagggaggtccaagagggaagggatatatgtatacatatagctgattcacttcactatacagcagaaactaacacgacattgtaaagcaattatactccaattttaaaaaaaagcaagtgtaGGCCATCTATAAAGGAGGCAGCTGCTACTCAACTCCAGGAAACTGTCACCATGAGGAAAGACCTTGCAACTttttgagaaaaaaggaaatctagattttttatttttaatgtagccTGCTGACGGTCTGCTCTTGGaaataaattctctttaaaaaaaaaaacaaaacagagagagagaaagaaacccaaaaaaagtatcaaaaaaatatatgcagcCAGATACAGCCTGTAGGCCTATGGTTTACAACTTCTGATCAAGAGGCTGTTACCATatgattaaatttgtttttcataattgGGCCTTTCTAGGTTGGCCGTTTATTCCCCCTTAAGTTACACGGTGCAGAAGCCATTTTTGGCATTTTAGGCAAGAACTGAAACTACAACTTTGGTTCCTAGACCTGCTGCCTCACACCCCAAGGAGCTGAGCTCCCCCTCAGTCTGGGACTGATGCCCACTGCCCCCTCCCTACACCTTCCATGCAGCTCCAAGCTTTGCCCCTTCAGGCGGGAGCCAGATCTCAGGAGGTAGAAGCCACTCCAGCCCTTCCCACACCATCCCTTCCCCCATTTCAAAGACTCTCGAGAGGTGGTCCCCAAGGTAAACCTGACCCAGCAGAGAGTACACATGATGAGCAGTCAGCACAGATGGGGACAGTCAGGGGGACAGTCCCAGCAGCTCAAGTCACTGCCCCTGGACCCCAGCCCCAATGGTCACGAGGTGGAAATTCTCACTAATGAGACTGGGACCACGTGAATACCTTCAGGTGGATCCAATTCCTGGTCCAAACTAACCTTGCTCAGTTGTTCTTAAACAAAACAGGAGAATATCAGTTGATGGTTTCTTATTCAACTAACTGTggctttgagaaagaaaacatgctCCGATCTTATATCaaacgtttttatttttaaagtgacaagTTCACAGAGGCTAGCTATAGGAGAGTGAAATATTTAGAGCAGAAAAATTGTGGGTGCTAGCCAAACTTCAAACACCGTCATAGCAGAGTTATTCCACTAGTACGCTTCCAGCATGGCAGATCACGTGTTAAAATTAACTGCATTCTCAGAACACCTCAGTGGACGTGCACAATGACAGAAGCAAACATTCAGAGGCTCCTGTTCTGAAGATTTTACAGAATGGATTTATGCACGCTCCAAAACAAGTATATTAcaacacacccaaaacaattcacatccattaaaaacaaatgttgacTTTAAAGATATTGGTAGGAAGACTTAAAATAACAAGAAGAATATAGGCAAGAAACAGAAATGGCTACTTTTATGTGCAAGGTACTGGATTCTTAAATTGAGAATCAGTGTCAAGCCTCACTTCCAACATCACATCGAAAAAGTGTGGCAGAAAAATGAGTCACCTTCAATATGAAGGATGCGAGTAGTGTACACTGACAACAACACTCTTGAAGATACAACAGTTTTGCAGGAGGAATGCCAGCATACAGAGTGGGCCTTCTTATGAGGCCAAATGCTCACAGGTTATCCGATGACCCTTCACATACTCGGGTTAAGCAACTACAACATTCTGGTTTAATCAAGGCACCGGCAAAGAGCGATCCTTGACATGACATAAGAGTCCCTACGAGTTGTTGGCCAACGATGATGGCATGGGTTTTTTGGTCAGGCAGCATCTATACTAAGAACCCAAGCATGGTACCTTGATCACAAGCAAGGTCACTTATCCCATTAGGACTGCAAAGCCAGGTTTGCTTAAGCTCTCCCCAAATCATGATTTTTGTTAAGTCACGTTTGAACGGAAAGGCTTCGCGTACAATCTTGATTCCCCAGAATTATAATTCACTTTCCCCAGTACCACCCAACACTCctaaagtttgtttgggtttttctccaCAAGAATACATAGAATGGATGTTTTCCTCCCCTCTACAAATTACTTTCCTGGGAGAGAACTGTAAAACcaacttaaaaacacaaaataacctTACATTTTCTCACCGACAGTTAGGTATCAGACCTCTCGCTCCTACTCTGACCTGAGTTGCAGAGCCCTTTGGGGATACTTTTCAGACATTCCTCATACCATTAACACAGCTTTCTGTCACCATCCACTGTCCTTCCTCAACCTTTTCTTGCCCAACGTGAAAGCCAGTGAattgagagggaaggagaaaagggcaTTGACGatgtattgcttttataaaaataggGTTTCCAGGCTGTTACTTGATCCTCCACAGCAAAATGGGGCAGCATCATCCATATAGAACCCCACACTAAATTCTCAAGGGGCTATCTTTTTTGTAGCCAGGTCTCAAAAGTTCCAAGCTAAACCTACTGAAGGAAAGGAGCAATGCCTTCCTAATATTGAGCAACACAGACCTAGAATTACACGGGGAATAAGGTCGAGACCAGCCACTAGGTTGCTTCATTCATCGGTAAGAGGACAAGTTCTCCAtcctcccccagctctgccattctgGGAAGAGCCCGCTGGCCAGCCTCGGGCTGCCGAAGACTGTCGACTCCAGCTCGGCCTTCGGGGACGCCTGGTGGAAGGTGCAGTCCTGGGCTGCCCTCTGCGTCTGCACTCCATCGGGTTTCCACTGCGCGTGGACAATTCTGTAATTCTGACCCTCATTGTTGTCCCAGAAGACCCGCCCGTTAGCATGGTACGAGATGCAGAACTCAATCTTCTCCTTCGTTGGGATGACGGAGGGTAGGTCAATGGCAAACGAGAAGGTGTCACTCTCCGAGCCACCATACACGTTTTTCATGTAGACACAGTCCACATCCGTGTAGCTCTGCCAGGTATCAAAAGTGATCCGGATCTGAACCTTCTTCTCAAAGCTCATGTTTTTCACCTTCACAGTCCCCATCACCGTTCGCTCCTGCAAAGAGCAGTTCTCCAGGCAGACAGAGTTCTTCTGGAAGTGGTTCCGAAAACTTAAGTAATCAGCTGAAGGCTGAGGGAAATCTAAAATCAAGTTATTCTCCTCGTGGAGTTTTAAGCCTGAGGAGATATCATTCAGGTCCAAGAGGTCAAACTGGAGATCCCACACTGGCTCTTCCGGAAGGTCCGAGAAGACGTGGATGGCGGTGAGGGAGAGGCCCTTGGAGTCCGCAAACACCACCCGCTTCTTGGCTTGGTTGTGTGAAGGCTTCCAGTCGTTCTGTGTTTTGGCTTCCTGTTTTATGTTGAGACACGGCTTCAGAGGCTTTAATTTGTTCACAAAATTTCTTCGTTGGAAGTCATCATAAGGGCCCAGGAAGCTCTTCAGGGGTGGGGAATGAGCCAAGCAGAGCCTCATCGCCACATCCACGGGCATGACCGAACTTGTCAAAGGCCGTGGATCTAAAACCTGGATCATTCTGGAATACAAAAAGGAGAGGGGTTATCATCTGCACCTGGAATGCACTTCGCCTGGCCCCAAAtacatctgtactatttttgttgGCTAAGTTATAGCCAGCACAGTAAGTTTCAAGGAGGTGCTCTCACATGTAGTGAAGGAATACAGTATTAGGTGATGACAGCTGCATCTTATGTTTGGCTCTTCCCTTGCCCGGCTATAGGCCATGGGTTAAAACACTTGGGGGTCTCGGTTTCTCCATCTGAGACATAAAAGATTTGGATGGGATCATCTCTAATACAGCTCTGAAACCATTCGGTCTGTTctgggccagtggttctcaaacctgtcTGTTCACAATGGCCTAGGGAGttggttttcttcccttttctttaatgCCGAATCCTAGGACTTAGAGCCACTAATGCAGAACTTCTGCGAATGGGGACAAGGAGGTAAATATGTTcttaaagcttcccaggtgatctAATGACCAGATAGGTTCTGGAACCAAAGTTCTCCCTCAACAACTGCTTTGATGATTTTGCTATTGAATTGATTACACTTCTC
This sequence is a window from Physeter macrocephalus isolate SW-GA chromosome 20, ASM283717v5, whole genome shotgun sequence. Protein-coding genes within it:
- the PPP1R3C gene encoding protein phosphatase 1 regulatory subunit 3C, translated to MSCTRMIQVLDPRPLTSSVMPVDVAMRLCLAHSPPLKSFLGPYDDFQRRNFVNKLKPLKPCLNIKQEAKTQNDWKPSHNQAKKRVVFADSKGLSLTAIHVFSDLPEEPVWDLQFDLLDLNDISSGLKLHEENNLILDFPQPSADYLSFRNHFQKNSVCLENCSLQERTVMGTVKVKNMSFEKKVQIRITFDTWQSYTDVDCVYMKNVYGGSESDTFSFAIDLPSVIPTKEKIEFCISYHANGRVFWDNNEGQNYRIVHAQWKPDGVQTQRAAQDCTFHQASPKAELESTVFGSPRLASGLFPEWQSWGRMENLSSYR